Part of the Pyrobaculum calidifontis JCM 11548 genome, GGGGACTCTCACATACGAAATATCGTACCAGCTCGTGAAGGCCGGCTTTGGCATAAACATTGCCATAGGCGTGGGCGGCGACCCGATAGTGGGACTCGACTTAATGGAGGCTACGGTAAAGGTGGCCGAGGACCCCGATGTGGATGGAATCGTGGTAATTGGCGAAGTGGGCGGCGACGCCGAGGAGAGGCTGGCGAAGCTCTACGCAGAGGGTGCTATTAAGAAGCCCATTGTAGCCTACGTGGCCGGCCGCACTGCCCCGCCGGGGAAGCGCATGGGCCACGCGGGGGCCATAGTAATGCTGGGATCCGGCGATGCGAGGGGCAAGATAGAGGCGTTTAAAGCCGCCGGGATCCCCGTCGCAGAGACCCCATTTGAGGTGCCTCAGCTCTTGGCTAAGCTGTTAAAGCGTTGAAGTGCCAGATCTGCGGCTTTGAAGAAGCTGAGTTTAAGTGCCCCCTATGTGGGCGGAGGGTCTGCCGTTATGACTGGGAGGGGGATCGCTGTGCCGCATGCGCGTCTACGCTGTGTAAGATCTGCGGCGTCAGATTCTCCATAGCTACTTGCATGATTTGCGGAATCCCAGTGTGCGATGAGTGTAGCGTAAGGAGGGGACTGGGAAGAGTTTGTAAAAGATGTATAGAACTCCGTCGCATGTGAATATACAATACATATAAATAACTTTATATAGACTGGGCTTGGAGACGCATATGGACATCGGCAAGCTTCTGGCGGAGCGTACCAAGTATATGACCGCCAGCGAGATTAGGGAGTTGCTCAAGTGGGCGACCGTGGACGTGATTTCGTTTGGAGGGGGCATGCCGGACCCCTCCACGTTCCCCGTGGAGGATATCCAAAAGATCGTCAACTATGTCCTCGAGGCGTATCCACACAAGGCCCTCCAGTATGGGTCAACTGAGGGAGTCTACGAGCTACGCCAAGAAATTGCAAAATTTAGCGAGGAGCACCACGGAATTAAGACCAAGGCTGAGAACGTCCTTGTGACAGTGGGGTCGCAGGAGGCGCTGGAGTTGCTCGGCCGCGTTTTTATAAACCCCGGCGACGTGGTTATTACAGAGAACCCGACCTACCTGGCCGCGTTGCAGGCGTGGCGCGTGTACCAGCCCAAGCTAGTGGGCATACCGATGGACGAGCACGGCATGATTGTAGAGCTGTTAGAGGACAAGGTGAGGGAGCTGTTGGCCAGGGGCGAGAGGATAAAATTCATCTACACGATCCCCACGGCGCAGAACCCCACTGGCATTACAATGACGCAGGACAGGCGCAAGTACCTCCTAGAGGTGGCGGAGCGGTACGACTTACTCATCGTGGAAGACGACCCCTACTCCTACTTCCTCTTTGAGCCTATACAAGTGGCCCCAATAAAGGCGTTGGACAAGTCGGATAGAGTGATCTACCTCTCCACGGCGTCTAAGATTTTTGCGCCGGGCTTCCGCCTCGGCTGGGTTGTGGCGAGTGAGGAGGTGATTAAGTGGTTCTACTTGGCCAAGCAGTCGCTTAACTTAAACACCTCGAACTTTGTGCAATACATATTCTTGGAGGGGCTTAGGCGCGGCGTGGTGACTAAAAATCTGCCGCGGGTTAAAGAGCTATACAAGAGGAAGCGCGACGCCATGTTGGCTGCCTTGGAGACCTACATGCCTGAAGGCGTGAGGTGGACCCGGCCCTCGGGCGGCATGTTCGTATGGGCCACCGTCCCGCCGCAGATAGACACGCGGGAGCTGTTGCGCAAGGCCGTCACCCAGTACAAGGTGGCCTTTATCCCTGGCCACGGCTTCTTCGTCGACGAGTCTGTCAAAAACGCCATGAGGCTAAACTTCACCTACCCCTCTTTTGAGCAAATAAACGAGGGCATCCGCCGCCTCGCTCTGGCAATTAAAGAGGCATGATACTTCTCGAAGAGGCTTTAGAGGTAATTAGGCAGAAGCAGAGCGAGGGCAAGATCCACAGAACTCCCACGCTTAGGTCTGAGTCTCTGTCGAGGATAGTGGGCGGCGACGTCTATCTAAAGCTTGAGGCGCTTCAGAAGACTGGCTCCTTCAAGATAAGGGGGGCCTACTTCGCCATGCACAAGTACATACAGGAGGGGTACAGAGAATTTATAACCGCCTCCTCGGGCAACCACGCCCAGGGGGTGGCCTACGCGGCGCAGTTGCACGGGGTAAAGGCCACCGTGGTTATGCCGGAGACTACGCCGTGGCTCAAGGTGAAGAAGACCCAGGACTATGGGGCCTCCGTAGTTTTATACGGCGAGAGCTACTACGAGGCGGAGAAGAGAGCCCGTGAGCTGGTTAGGGAGGGGGTAAAGTTCCTCCACGCCTACGACGACTACTATGTGATATCGGGCCAGGCCACGCTAGGCGCCGAAATTGTCGAAGACGTGCCCGACGTAGATGTCGTCGTAGTGCCCGTGGGAGGGGGCGGCCTAATATCCGGTGTCGCCTATGCGGTAAAGAGGCGGAGACCTAGCGTGAAGATTATAGGCGTGCAGGCCAGCGGGGCGCCAGCGGCTTATTTGTCCTTCCGCGAGGGTAAGCCTGTCACAATAGAAAAAGTGGATACAATAGCCGACGGCATAGCGGTTAAGCGGCCCGGCGATATAACGCTGAAGCTTATGCGCGAATATGTCGACGACATAGTATTAGTGAACGACAACGAGATAGCCGACGCCATATACCTACTCATTGAGCGGTCCAGAGTAGTCGCCGAGGGGGCGGGCGCGGCTTCTGTCGCCGCGCTGTTGAGCGGGAAGATAGACGCCAGGGGAAAGAAGGTGGCGGCCGTGGTCTCCGGCGGCAACATAGACGCGCCAATACTAATGAGGGTGTTAATGAAGTCTCTGGCGAGGCAGAGGAGGGTTGTGAAGCTCGTCGGAGAGGTCCCCGACAGGCCGGGCACCTTGGCCAAGGCCTCGGCAATCTTGGCGGCTCACAATGTGAACATTCTAGAGGTCTTCCACGAGCGGTATGACCCAGAGCAGAGGCCAAACTACGTCCGCCTAATCTTTGTGGTAGAGATCCCTGGGACTCTCGACATCGCTAAGCTGTTAGACGAGCTTGAGAAAAACGGCTTCTTCTTCGAGGCGTCTCAACGCTAGTACAACGTTTTAAAATCACAACTATAACCGCTCCAATGAGGACTAAGCTCCTGTACCAAGAGGACTCTTACATAAGAGAGTTTGAGGCAACTGTGCTGGAGGTCAACGGGGTAGAGGTGGTTTTGGACAAGACGGCGTTTCACGACGGGACAGGCGGCGTCCAAGCCGACACGGGGGTGCTGATATTTGGGGGAGAGGTATACCAAGCCGTTGCTGCGCACAAGGGCGGCGAGGTAGCCCACGTCTTGGACAGGGCGCCTGCCTTTAGGCCCGGCGACGTTGTAAAAGGCGTGTTGGACTGGGAGAAGCGCTACCGGAAGATGCGCCTTCACACGGCGGCACACATCCTCGCCGCTGTGTTGTACAACAAGTACAACGCGTTGATAACGGGAGGCGATATTACACATGAGTACGCCCGCGACGACTTCAACATAGAGGGAGACATGGCCGCTGTTAGAAAGGCATTTGAAGAAGCTGTGGCAGAGGCCAACGCCATAGCGCAGAGAGGCATCGACGTAAAGGTGTACTGGCTTCCCAGAGAGGAGGCGCTTAAGATCCCCGGCGTCGTGAAACTGGCGGAAAAGATGCCGCCCAACATCCCCATCCTCAGGATTGTGGAAATACCCGGCGTCGACATTCAAGCAGATGGGGGGCCCCACGTCCGCAACACGAGGGAGATAGGGACAATCAAGATTCTGAAGATTGAAAATAGGGGGAAGGGCAAGAAGCGGCTTTACTACACCGTGGAGTAGTGGACTTAGGCATAGTCTCAATAGCGATTTTACTCGGCGTACTCCTCGCATATATTCTCGACAGAATTGGAATACCTCCCCTCCTCGGGTTTTTCCTATCTGGGCTAGTGGTGGGGAGGCTCTTCGACTTTTCTATGCCAGAGGCGTATCTACAAGTTCTACTAGCCCTTCTCGCATTTGAAGTTGGGCGTCAGCTCGGCGCCGCGGGCTTGTCACCTGCTGCTTTCTTCGCAGTGTTATTAGAGGCGGCTTTGATCCTCGGCTTCTCCATGGCCCTCTTCCTCCTCGTCCGCTCCTCTGTGGCAGAGGCGCTGGTGGCCTCTGTCATGATGTTGAGCTCCTCCAGCGTATTGGCGCTTAGGTTCTCCCAAGCTCTTCCCGAGAACGCCAGAGGAATAGCGCTGTCTCTCACCACATTGGAAGATGCAGTCCTCTTCTTCGCCCTTAGCCTGCTGTTGGGGGGCGGCAGCTTTGCTAATTTGCCCATTGCCCTAGCCGTACTCGCCGCCCTAAGCCTCGCCGCGTTGGCCATATTCTCCCAGGTGTACAAATATATCGTAGGCCGCGAGTACGCCCTGCCCTTCGCCATAGCCATGTCATTTGGCTTCTTCTACGTAGTTCAGTACCTCCAAATAGCATCTCCCTTAATAGGCGCCTTCATAGGTGGCTACCTCTTCTCAAAAGCCGACGTATATAAGATGCACGAAAAAGAGGCAACCGCGCTTTCTGGCCTCTTGATATACTTCTACGCCTTGGCTGTGGGGCTTTCAGTCCCATCTGCAGAAATTAGGCCAGACCTACTTCTGTTAAGCTTCGCAGTAGCCCTCTTCTCGGTGCTTGTGAGAGCTACCGCCGCCTTCTTAAGCTCTCTCTTAACCACGGGCCAGCCGAAGACGTCAACTGACGTGGCGCTGTCTGTTGCACATGTTTCTGAGCTCTCTATTTCAATCCCAGTAGCGGCCTCCTTCCTCTTGAAGGAGGCAAGCCTAACCTTCGCGCTGGCGATTTCGCCGGTCTTTACCCTATTTCTCGCGCCAGTGGTGTGGCGACATAAGAGCTGGTTTGAAAAAGCCGTGGCCTCTAGAGTGAGAGAGGTGCAGACTGTCGTGGCGTACGAGAAGCTGTATAGGGTAGTTACACACGCCTTTCTCACGGCGACTAAGTTGGCGATGCTGGCGCTTGCCACGGCGTTTCTCCTGGCCTACCTATGGCCCATATCTCTGGCCGTGGTGGCCGTGCTTGCCTACTACCTATTCAAGTACTCGAGCGAAATATACCGCGACCTACTTATAGCCTTGAGAGAGCTAGGAGGAGCAAGGTACGCCAGTTTTGCCGTGCTGGCATCCACCCTCGCCTTGGCTCTGTATGTGGCGCTTGTGTTAATGGCGAAGGTCCCCGAGCTACATTTATACTCATCCATAGTCATCACGGCGATGACGATATACTTCCTATACGGAGTTTACAGAGGGCTGAGCACAAAGAGAGCGGAGAAGCGCGTCTAGCTCTTCCACGACCATTTTGAAAAATTCGTCTTCTACGGCTATGGACAAGCCTTGACACCTCTGCGCAGCCTCTTTAAACGCCTTCGCCAGTCGGTAGTCCAAGCCAGTGACGCTGTCTTCGTCTACCTCCACCTCTGGCAGTATGACAGACATAAGGGCGATGTGGTACGCGTGGTACCGCGCCGCGTTTTTGAGCTCCTCCCTGAAATACTCGGAGTCCGCCAAGGAGAAGGACTTCTGCCTGTGCACCTCCGCCAACGCCTCCCTAATCTCCCTGGGGTCCCCACGCCTTAGTATTCCAACTATGTCCACGACGCTAGAGCTTCCCGCTTTTTTAAGATTATACACTGTTGCCTTTTAATCCGCGGGGCCTAATTCCGCGTGCAGATTCGCATAGATGGCCGCGTCGAGGAGGTGAAGACCATCGAAGAGTTAGAGCAATTGTGCAAGAAATTGAGGGAGGAGCTTCAAGGCGGCGGTTGTCAATACCACTCTTGGTACATAAGGGTGCCGCCTGACAGGCTTCTGGCCATACTTAAGAAGGCCTTTATGAAATATTCCCAGGGAGTGTTGGCCGTAAGCGAGGTGATCTCCGAGTACCTGGAGGAGAACAAATTGTCGAAGAGCTTGTCGCGGGTGATAACGCCGACTTTGAGCTCTCTGGGACTTATGGCCGGTGGAAAATTCACAGCGGCGGCCGTGGAGCTTGGGAGACTGCTAGCAGAGGGCAGGTCCGAGGAGGCTTTTGAAAAACTGCGCCAGCTGGTGATGAGGAACTGCGTCCTTAGAGAAGTGTTGGAAAACGTGGGCGACTGCGCCGAGCTGGAAAAGGTGGTGGCGTCGGTCTTGGCGGCTTATGGGAAAAGCGTCCGCTTTGATGAACTTAAGTATACGGCGGAGTTGATCAAACTGATAGAGCCGCGGTGCAGTGGGTGTGAGTTTAAGTGCGTGACGCCTGAGAAAATAGCCGCATGCACACAGCGGCTGGTTCAAATAGCTACGCCTCACATGAGAGAGCTTTTCGAGAAGCTAGACATCTCACTACTCCCAGAGCACTTGGACTACGTGCAAATTGCCAGAGACGCGTACTCTATAAATGTCAAAGGCACTGCAAAGCAGATCGGCATGTTGCTTATCGCGGAGCCCGTGGAGACCGCCGAGCCGCAGAGGCTGAAAAACACTCTGGCGAAGCTAGACGAGAAGATTGTGGAAGGCGTCTACGAGGTGTATGTCAAAATTGTGCCAATCATTGAAGGCGGGGGCGGGGGATGCAGATCGCTTAAGCTCCTAGTTGAAGTAGTCAGGGGGGACTTGGAGAGGGCGTCGAAGCTTGTAAAAGCTAGCTCTTGATCACGTGGGTTGTTTCAAAGGTCCTCACGGCGAAAAGCCTCCCCCTGATGTAGGCCCGCACCTCTACGTAGGGCGCAAGGCCCGAGGTGGCGATCTTCTTCCCCAAAACCACGTCCACTTGAAATATCCCAGTCTCATTTGACATATGCACATTTATAGCCAGCGGCCTGGCGTCGTTTGGAGCCAGCTCCACCTTTTCAATGGAGAGCGCGCTTAGCGCGTGTATGTCGTTTTTCCCCGCCCTGTAGGGGTAGCGCGCCCTGCCGCTACTCATGTCTGTGCCATCCGCGATTTTTGCGCATGCCGCCTCAAAGGAGAGGCACGTGAACTCTTCGTCGTGGCAAAACACCGCGTGCATGACCTCCTGCTTCAGCATATACATCTTCTCCCCCTCGCCGTAGACCTTTGACAAGATCTTCTCAGCAATTCTGTCTGTGAGAAGCGCCGAGTATATGGGGTGGTGAGTGCGGTGGACTGAGTTCCCAATGTCGTGGAGAAACGCGCCCATGAGAGTTACGACCATGGAGTCTTCAACGTCGCCGACTCCATCGGCCACAACGCTGGGCCTAAACCCCTTCTCCGTTAGAATTTTGTATATTGCGAGGGCGCTCCCCGACACAATCCTAGAATGCACAGGGCCGTGGTCGTTGTACTTCAAGCGCTGGACTGCAAAGACGTTGGCCATCTTCAAATAAGCGGATACCTCAACATCGCTAGTCAAGAGGTCCCAAACAGCCCTCACCTTGCCGCTGTTCGGCAGAACCTGGTCAATGAGCTTGGGCCCAACCTCGTACACAGATTTTAACACGTTAACAATTACGAGGAGGTATAAAAACGCTTAAGCCGTGGAGGTACCCTTGAGCTTGGGCAACAAAGTCTTCTTCAAGTGTTCAATTAGCTTTCTCTGCCTCTCCCTCAGCCTCCTTGCCAGCCTTCTGCGAGGCACCTCCCTGCCGCAGATTCCGGAGTACAGCGGGTCCCTCTGGATAGTGGGCTGGTTGCAGTCTATGAGGATTACCTCGAAGTAGCGGTATATGCCGTCGTCCGCGACCCAGTAGCTGTTGAGAACCTCCAAGCCTGGGAACTTCCTCGCCGCCCTCTCCTCTGCCACCTGGCGCCACGACTTCCAAGCAGTGATGCCGTAGACGCCCATCCTCTTCGGCCTTCTACCCGAGTCTGGCCTCCTCCTGTTGAAAGGACCACGTATTAGCCTAACTCTTGCAACCACGACGCCTTGCTTAGGCTTGTAGCCAAGCTTCCTAGCTCTCTCGAGCCTAAACGGCCTCTCCACTCTTACGATAGCCGGCTCTTTCCTCCACTTGATCAACACGCTCCGCATTAGCCGCTCATGTACTTCTCTGCCGACTTTGCGATACCACATGGCCATGTACTGATAAGCCGAGGGCACAGGCCACCTCAGCCGCTAGTTTAAATAGTTTTCGCGTTCAAATTTATTTACTCAAACGGCCCTCCTCACATGTACACCGCTGTATTAATAACCGCGCCTAGGAAGGACGCGGAGAAAATCGCCAGACACCTCCTAGAGAGGAGAGTAGCCGCATGCGTCAATATAGCAGACGTGAAATCCTTGTACTGGTGGGAGGGCAAGATCGAGGAGGGCGAGGAGGCCCTACTGATTGTAAAAACTTCCACCGATAAGCTGAACGATTTGGTCAAAGAGGTGAGGGCCGTCCACCCGTACCAAGTGCCGGAGGTCGTGGCGCTTCCCATAATCGGCGGGTATAGGGAGTACTTAAGCTGGGTGGAGAGGGAGACCCATGCCTAGCGTCCTCTGGATACTCTTCGACGGCGGAGGCGACAGGCCAAACGGCGGCAAAACTCCGTTTCACGTAGCCTTTAAGCCAACGATAGACTACCTCACGTCGCTGGGCTCCTGCGGCCTCTTAGACCCCATATCGCCGGGGGTCAGGCCGGGCTCTGACACCGCCCACCTCGCGCTCTTTGGCTACGACCCCTACAAGTACTACACTGGGAGGGGGGCCTTCGAGGCGCTTGGCGCCGGCATAGAGCTTAGGCCAGGCGACGTGGCCTTCCGGACTAACTTAGCCACAGTGGACAGCTCCGGCGTGGTGATAGACAGGAGGGCCGGCCGCTACATAGCGCCCGAGGAGACGAGGGCCGTGGAGGAGGTCATGGCCAAAATAGGCGACGAAGTTGCAAAGAGGTACGGGGTAGAGGTGGTGTACAAGTCCACCGTCGAGCACAGGGGTGTGCTAGTGCTGAGGGGCCCGGTGAGCCACAAGGTAAGCGACACAGATCCGCACAAGGTAGGCATGCCCGTGGCCAAGGCGGCTCCCCTGGGCAACGACAGAGAGGCCGCTCTCACTGCCGAGGTGGTCAACTACATCACTGCCCGCTTCACAGAGGCCGCGGGTGGCCTTGAGATAAACAAGGCCAGAGCCGCCAGCGGCAGGCCCCCCATAAACGCGATATTGCTCAGGGGAGGGGGCTACATGCCCGCCATTGAGCCCGTGGCAGAGAAGTACAGAGTCAAGGCGGCCGCCATAGCTGGCGTCGCCTTGATAAGAGGGGTGGCCAAGGCGGTTGGAATGGACGTATACACAGCCCAGGGCCTCGGCGGTACAAAAGACGACGTGTTTGACCACGCCGTAAAACTCGCAGTAGAGCTCATGGGCAAATACGACGTGGTCTTTCTACATGTGAAGGGGACCGACTCCACAAGCCACGACGGAGACTTCCAGGGGAAGGTGGCAGTGATAGAGCGTTTGGACAAGGCGCTGGCGCCCTACTTAGACCACTTGTTGAAGAACTACTTCATAGTGACCTCAGACCACGCCACCCCTGTGTCAATACGTGAGCATACAGGAGAGCCCGTGCCGCTAACGTTATACGGACCTGACGTGGTCCCGGACGATGTGGCGAAGTTCTCCGAGCTCACGTGTTGGAGGGGAGCCCTTGGGAGGCTGAGGGGCATCGACATAATGCCTATACTGGCCAGCTACTTGGGCCTCTCTGAGAAGTTCGGAGAGTGATACCGCTCGCCCGCCTCAAGAAGGCGCTTGAGGAAGTAGGCGGTTACATATGGTTCTACATAGAGCTGGAGCCTTTTAGGACGGTCTACACCCTGGCCCTCTGCGGCGGCGCGCCCTGCGTCGTTGTGGCGGGGCAAGATATGTCTCCTGTGCAGATGTCCATAGAGGAGTACCTCAGGTTTGAGACGGATAAGAGGAGGCTGGAGAGCTTTTGGTATACTATCCGGTACCTGTTAGACAAAGTCTATGCGCACTCTACGTGACAGCCTAGCCAACAGGTGTGCGGCTACAAAGAGCTTTCTCTGCTTTAGTGAGTCGGCCCTTTTCACAGTGGCATATGGGTAAAACCCCGACACGGCTATCCTCTCGGCGCCCATGTAGTAGGCCAGGTAGACGGCCCTGTCGCCGTCTGTGAAGCCCGATATGTTGAAGGTACAGCCCCTCGGCCATGTCTGCACTGTGTACACCCAGTCCCTCTTTGGTACTCTCCAGTAGTTGTCTCCGTGGACGTGCGCCACGACCACTCTCCCGGCCCCAACCCACTCTGGCTCAAAGTCCAAGTCTGTCACAACGACATCTGGCTTGATGCCCCTCGTCGCCAGCTTTCTGGCCGAGTAGCCCTCCACGGCCACTACCACGCTTCCCCCCACTACTTTTTCAAAGGGCGGCATGTAGACCACCGGCTCTCCCCAGTCGAAGTCCTTCAATACCCCAATGTCGACTCCCTCAAGCGATGCGGCGGTGCGGGTCGCCTCTTCGTCTCTGTGAAATGAGAGCTCTGGGAGAAGGCTAATCGCCAGCGATCTGACGTACGCCCACTCCAGTGGGTCAAAGATCGCCGGCTTGCACATGCCGAGTTTCAGGCAGGAGGTAGACGAGGGCGGCGGCTAGGGCCCACAGCGACGCGATTACGGCCATGGCGTTTATCCCAATGAGGGGGTAAAGCGTGGGCCCAATGATCATGCCCACGCGCGCCGCAGAGCCGGCGATGCCCATGGCGGCGCCTCTCACGGCTGTGGGGAAGAGCTCCGGCGTGTAGGCATATATCACGCCCCACACGCCGAGGTTGAAGAAGTTCAGTGCCAGCGCCCAGAGGAAGAGCTCCGTACTTGACACACTGTTTGCGAAGAGCAACGCGGCGAGGGCTGAGACTAGGAAGTAGGCCGCGGCGGTGGGCCTTCTGCCGATTTTCTCTACCAAGTACGCCGCTGAGAAGTAGCCTGGCAACTGGGCGAGAGTTGTGTAGAACATAAACTGGTAGGTGCGGACCTCCGTGAACCCCCTCTCCGTGGCCAATATGGTGGGTAGCCAGAGAAATGCGCCGTAGTACCCAAAGGCCAGGGCAAACCACACGGCAGACACCACGGCGGCTCTGCGGATCAGCTCGGCAGTCAGCCGCGCCTCCGCCTTGGTGGCCCACGCGGGTGACTCGGGCAGAGTCCGCCTAATTACAAACACGTAAAAGGCTGTGAGGCCTAGCAGTAGAAGGGAGGCTCTCCACCCTATGCTGGTGAACAGGAAGAGAGACACCGCTGCGGCCGCAATTGCGCCAAGCGACCAGAAACTCTCGAGCAAAACGACGTTTCTCCCCCTCTCCTTAGGCGCCGAGCTCTCTGAGACGTAGGCGGCGACGACGGGCAACTCTCCGCCAAGGCCTAGCCCGGCGATTAGCCTGAGGATGGCCAAGTCTGGCCATGTTCGTGAAAACGCCGACAGAGCCGTCGCTACGCTGTAGATCAATAGCGTCGTCATAAATACGGGCCTCCTGCCTACCCTGTCCGAGAGTCTGCCGAAGAGTATGGCGCCTATTAACATGCCCAGGTTGTTGGCAAGCACCACGATGGCTCTGGCTTGTGTATCAAGTCCCAGATCCTTGGACGCGGCAACGAGGAGGTAGGACAGTATCAACACGTCCATGGCGTCGAACATCCAGCCAAGGCCGCTGAAGACTATGAGCTTGAACGCGGACGTCATCCCTTCAACACCACGTCGACGCCCTTAGCCTTTAGAAATTCCACGACCTCGCTCCTCGTCGGGTTTTTCACGTTTTTTCGAAACAGTATGGCCCTCCTAATGGGCACAGTGTGTTTCTCATAGGCGCGCCTCACCACGTCCAGCGTTATCTCGACGTACTTTGGCACAATATGGCCAACGTCAATGTCGCCTTTGAGCACCAAGTCGCCCACAGTCGTATAATGCAAGTCGCCTATAACCATCGTAGGCGTAGCCTCGACGCCGCCCTTTACCGCTTCCTCGAGAGCGGCTTGGAGGAGGCCCACGGCCCTCCGGCTGTTCCACTCCGCCTCTGTGCTCCCCACCTCAAGAAAAGTGGCTGAGACGGCCGAGGTATTTGGCGGGTGGTGCGTGGCCTCTATCGCACAGTCGAACGGCTCCTCGGCGACTTTACACAAGGCCCTATACAGCGACGAGACGAGGCGGGGGTTAGAGACAGAGACGTCGGGCCACGCGCCCGGCGTGTGGACTGTCAGAAAGGGCTTGGGGTTGGCCATCTCATGACGCGATATGAAGATGGCCCATTTCCCAAGCGATGCCAAGACCTCCTCTGCTCCAAACTCTACGGGGTCTCCTCTGTGTATTACGACTGGCATATCTCTGTACTTCCTCACCTCTACATTTCCCACGGTCTTTAGAAGGGGCATGGGGCCTGTCACATCTAAAAAAGTTCGAGAGACTGGGTCCCCCATAGACAGTACTAAGACGTACACGCGGGGGACTCGCTGGTCGTAAAAAAGTTTTACTTCTTTAAAACGTCCTTGAACTGCTCCCTTAATACTTTCTTGTCTATCTTCCCGGTCCCGGTCAGCGGCAACTGTTGCACGAAGATGACCTTGTCTGGGAGCCACCACTTCGGTATCTTGCCCGCCTCTACGAACTTTTCGAGATGCTTAATTATGTCCTCCTCCTTAGCCGAGGCGCCGGGCTTTAAGATGACCACAGCCACAGGCCTCTCTCCCCACATCTCGTGCGGGACTCCTATGACGGCCGCCTGGGCTACCGCCGGGTGAGTTAGGATTAGGTCTTCCAGCTGTAGCGACGATATCCACTCGCCGCCGGACTTTATGACGTCCTTAGCCCTATCCACAATTCTAACGCGGCCATCTGGCTGCCATATGGCCACGTCGCCTGTGTGGAACCAGCCGCCTCTCCACGCCTCTCTAGTCTTCTCGGGGTCTCCTAAGTACTCAGGCGTGACCCAGGGCGCCCTTACCACAATTTCGCCCATTGTTTTGCCGTCGCGGGGCACTGGCCTTAAGTTCTCATCGGCTACCATTAAGTCGACCAGCGGAATAGGCAACCCCGTGGCCGTCAGCAGGTGGTAGTACTCTTCTACGTCTTTTGGAATCTTCTCCGTGGGCTTGAAGAAGCCCAGCGTCAGTATCGGCGCAGTTTCAGTCATTCCGTATCCGACCCTGGGGATAAAGCCGGCCTCTTCGGCCTTCTTAGCCAGTTCCTTAGGCAGAGCCGCCCCGCCCACGGTGAATATTGGCCTTATCTTCCTAACCTTCTCCACGTACTTTGGAAAGTCTGGATGCGTCAAGATCATGTACAACATCGTAGGCACCCCGGCCAGGGATTTGACGTTCTCCTCGGCTATGAGCCTAGCCGTGTGTCCAGCGTCAAATCTTCCGGGGTACACCTGGCGCCATCCAAGCAATGCAAATGTCCACGGGGTGCCCCAGCCGTGCACGTGGAACATGGGCACTAGCTGTAGAAATGTGCAAATTTCCTCTACACACTCGGGCCGTGCAAAGCCTCTAAACCCCGCAAATGCGAGCGCAGAGACTAGCGTGTGTAATGTTAGCGCCCTGTGTGTAAAGTATGCGCCCTTGGGGCGGCCCGTGGTGCCGCTTGTGTAGCCAATTGTCGCGACTTTGTCCTCGCTTATCTCTGGCAAGGGCTTTGGCTCGCCTTGTTTTATTACGTCTTCTATCTCTACGTCCTTGGTGGCGGGGCCTTGCCCATCTGCTATTTGTATGTAGAGTTGGACCGTCTTGAGGTGTGGCTTTAGCTTTTCTACTAGCGGCGCAAAGTCGCGGTGGTATATTAACACT contains:
- a CDS encoding aminotransferase-like domain-containing protein codes for the protein MDIGKLLAERTKYMTASEIRELLKWATVDVISFGGGMPDPSTFPVEDIQKIVNYVLEAYPHKALQYGSTEGVYELRQEIAKFSEEHHGIKTKAENVLVTVGSQEALELLGRVFINPGDVVITENPTYLAALQAWRVYQPKLVGIPMDEHGMIVELLEDKVRELLARGERIKFIYTIPTAQNPTGITMTQDRRKYLLEVAERYDLLIVEDDPYSYFLFEPIQVAPIKALDKSDRVIYLSTASKIFAPGFRLGWVVASEEVIKWFYLAKQSLNLNTSNFVQYIFLEGLRRGVVTKNLPRVKELYKRKRDAMLAALETYMPEGVRWTRPSGGMFVWATVPPQIDTRELLRKAVTQYKVAFIPGHGFFVDESVKNAMRLNFTYPSFEQINEGIRRLALAIKEA
- the ilvA gene encoding threonine ammonia-lyase: MILLEEALEVIRQKQSEGKIHRTPTLRSESLSRIVGGDVYLKLEALQKTGSFKIRGAYFAMHKYIQEGYREFITASSGNHAQGVAYAAQLHGVKATVVMPETTPWLKVKKTQDYGASVVLYGESYYEAEKRARELVREGVKFLHAYDDYYVISGQATLGAEIVEDVPDVDVVVVPVGGGGLISGVAYAVKRRRPSVKIIGVQASGAPAAYLSFREGKPVTIEKVDTIADGIAVKRPGDITLKLMREYVDDIVLVNDNEIADAIYLLIERSRVVAEGAGAASVAALLSGKIDARGKKVAAVVSGGNIDAPILMRVLMKSLARQRRVVKLVGEVPDRPGTLAKASAILAAHNVNILEVFHERYDPEQRPNYVRLIFVVEIPGTLDIAKLLDELEKNGFFFEASQR
- the alaXM gene encoding alanyl-tRNA editing protein AlaXM, coding for MRTKLLYQEDSYIREFEATVLEVNGVEVVLDKTAFHDGTGGVQADTGVLIFGGEVYQAVAAHKGGEVAHVLDRAPAFRPGDVVKGVLDWEKRYRKMRLHTAAHILAAVLYNKYNALITGGDITHEYARDDFNIEGDMAAVRKAFEEAVAEANAIAQRGIDVKVYWLPREEALKIPGVVKLAEKMPPNIPILRIVEIPGVDIQADGGPHVRNTREIGTIKILKIENRGKGKKRLYYTVE
- a CDS encoding cation:proton antiporter domain-containing protein, with amino-acid sequence MDLGIVSIAILLGVLLAYILDRIGIPPLLGFFLSGLVVGRLFDFSMPEAYLQVLLALLAFEVGRQLGAAGLSPAAFFAVLLEAALILGFSMALFLLVRSSVAEALVASVMMLSSSSVLALRFSQALPENARGIALSLTTLEDAVLFFALSLLLGGGSFANLPIALAVLAALSLAALAIFSQVYKYIVGREYALPFAIAMSFGFFYVVQYLQIASPLIGAFIGGYLFSKADVYKMHEKEATALSGLLIYFYALAVGLSVPSAEIRPDLLLLSFAVALFSVLVRATAAFLSSLLTTGQPKTSTDVALSVAHVSELSISIPVAASFLLKEASLTFALAISPVFTLFLAPVVWRHKSWFEKAVASRVREVQTVVAYEKLYRVVTHAFLTATKLAMLALATAFLLAYLWPISLAVVAVLAYYLFKYSSEIYRDLLIALRELGGARYASFAVLASTLALALYVALVLMAKVPELHLYSSIVITAMTIYFLYGVYRGLSTKRAEKRV
- a CDS encoding HD domain-containing protein, coding for MLKSVYEVGPKLIDQVLPNSGKVRAVWDLLTSDVEVSAYLKMANVFAVQRLKYNDHGPVHSRIVSGSALAIYKILTEKGFRPSVVADGVGDVEDSMVVTLMGAFLHDIGNSVHRTHHPIYSALLTDRIAEKILSKVYGEGEKMYMLKQEVMHAVFCHDEEFTCLSFEAACAKIADGTDMSSGRARYPYRAGKNDIHALSALSIEKVELAPNDARPLAINVHMSNETGIFQVDVVLGKKIATSGLAPYVEVRAYIRGRLFAVRTFETTHVIKS
- a CDS encoding 50S ribosomal protein L15e; translation: MPSAYQYMAMWYRKVGREVHERLMRSVLIKWRKEPAIVRVERPFRLERARKLGYKPKQGVVVARVRLIRGPFNRRRPDSGRRPKRMGVYGITAWKSWRQVAEERAARKFPGLEVLNSYWVADDGIYRYFEVILIDCNQPTIQRDPLYSGICGREVPRRRLARRLRERQRKLIEHLKKTLLPKLKGTSTA